A genomic segment from bacterium encodes:
- a CDS encoding HEAT repeat domain-containing protein translates to MMRLKVVPLKWHFFTLLVLLGIPYLSIAQNEVRLQAEVKRRLYDLQYGTPVKRQQAAEVLGKLGDCSALPYLIRALKDESPEVRGAACEALGKLGDRSAVKPLKEVIVDKEPYVRVAAAEALGLLRDSTSISILIQAVGDKSIDYQRRCGAAHALGVLGDSRAVNSLVAVLADEWPKIRYEAILALGELKDKRAIPALLERLKTENIPTIRVAVTYALANIGDRAVITELTKALKDADTEVRAAASKALDKLVDRTAIPMLVDLIKDEATREYAEAKLDKLIRREDVPLILKEKWLGDEATRLYIINRIGRLKHSEALQILLNAMEAESPVVRLTAATAIGELMDKSAVPTLVKFVDDENIEVSKAVIKALGKIGDKACDTTLIRILRSGRDWSIRVVAAESLGKLPADAIIEPLLMGLRDANWDIRYFSATAIGELGDIKALSAVKYTSEEDTNEMVKEAARVAVAKIKDRNLKATY, encoded by the coding sequence ATGATGAGATTAAAAGTCGTCCCCTTGAAGTGGCACTTCTTTACCTTATTGGTTCTATTAGGTATACCTTATCTATCTATTGCACAAAATGAAGTGAGACTTCAAGCTGAAGTTAAGCGTCGTCTATATGATTTACAGTATGGAACACCAGTTAAGCGTCAACAGGCAGCAGAAGTGCTTGGTAAATTAGGTGACTGCTCTGCTCTTCCATATTTAATAAGGGCACTTAAAGATGAATCACCTGAAGTCAGGGGTGCTGCTTGTGAGGCACTTGGTAAACTTGGTGACAGGAGTGCAGTGAAGCCACTTAAAGAAGTCATAGTAGATAAAGAGCCATATGTTAGGGTCGCGGCAGCTGAGGCGCTTGGCTTACTTAGGGATAGTACTTCTATATCAATCTTAATACAGGCAGTAGGAGATAAATCAATAGATTATCAAAGGAGGTGCGGTGCAGCTCATGCTCTTGGTGTACTCGGTGACTCAAGGGCTGTTAACAGTCTTGTTGCAGTGCTGGCTGATGAGTGGCCCAAAATTAGATACGAAGCAATTTTGGCGCTTGGTGAGCTCAAAGATAAAAGGGCAATACCAGCCTTATTGGAGAGACTTAAAACTGAAAATATACCTACTATAAGAGTTGCTGTGACTTATGCACTCGCTAATATAGGAGATAGGGCTGTAATTACTGAGCTTACAAAAGCGCTTAAAGATGCAGATACAGAAGTGAGGGCAGCGGCATCAAAAGCACTTGATAAGCTTGTAGATAGGACAGCTATACCAATGCTTGTTGATTTAATAAAAGATGAAGCTACAAGAGAGTACGCTGAAGCTAAATTAGATAAGTTAATAAGAAGAGAAGATGTGCCACTTATTTTAAAAGAGAAGTGGCTCGGAGATGAGGCAACTCGATTGTATATAATTAATAGAATTGGCAGGCTTAAACATTCTGAAGCACTTCAAATACTTCTTAATGCAATGGAAGCTGAGAGTCCAGTTGTCAGGCTCACTGCTGCTACTGCAATTGGTGAACTTATGGATAAATCGGCTGTGCCTACACTTGTAAAATTTGTTGATGATGAAAACATTGAAGTCAGTAAAGCAGTGATAAAGGCGTTAGGTAAAATAGGAGACAAAGCATGTGATACTACACTCATCCGTATATTAAGGAGTGGTAGGGATTGGAGTATCAGGGTAGTGGCTGCTGAGTCCTTAGGTAAATTGCCAGCTGATGCTATCATTGAGCCACTTCTTATGGGGTTAAGAGATGCTAACTGGGATATTCGCTACTTTTCAGCTACTGCAATT
- a CDS encoding four helix bundle protein → MMENSKSEILNSKQIQILKIQNTKQLEERTLKFAKGVIAFIKDIPRTITNIEIIKQLVRSSSSIGANYIEANESLSNSGGDRIYEDI, encoded by the coding sequence ATGATGGAAAATTCTAAATCCGAAATCCTAAATTCTAAACAAATTCAAATTCTCAAAATACAAAATACTAAACAATTAGAGGAAAGGACATTGAAATTCGCTAAAGGAGTAATTGCATTTATTAAAGATATTCCAAGAACTATAACTAATATAGAAATAATAAAACAACTTGTTAGATCTTCTAGTTCTATTGGGGCAAATTATATTGAGGCAAATGAGTCTTTGAGTAATTCGGGAGGGGATCGAATTTATGAAGATATTTAG